A region of Zeugodacus cucurbitae isolate PBARC_wt_2022May chromosome 5, idZeuCucr1.2, whole genome shotgun sequence DNA encodes the following proteins:
- the LOC105219304 gene encoding uncharacterized protein LOC105219304 codes for MEMLSMIVRIIISAGLLPLCCVEAEILTTDMQLSHMSSAILHYHANFFSKRAKGFSLSMLTRDDDAVDYFTDLLTSVLPNAQEVKVEINVAEGMPKPKKYDLYNMLMIDSYEALVDMDPGFHAQQNDFSEFYLIAMPPVTNHLLLMSELKAIFDYCWRHYILNVDVLVEVNGTGVELYTYFPFSPQRCKSTVPIQLNRGKSITELSATALFPDKVRNFHGCTITAVLWDVPPYISLPKREQGELQFGGLEGELLNLLIAELNIDLNYTTPPRNEKRGLILPNGKLTGAIKMLAEKSGDLSLGCFRRTQERATVLTSSISFYQTTQVFAVLERQEPWSTYEILTYPFNIHVWSSLLFFYLVPIFIAFILHRLSVRLLHFIFGILHVREMFFMWTGILLSQIAIPEPSANFARYIFVMWLLLTFVLRSSYQALLYDFFSTQKVIAAPATLDQLIQREYKLVVTESTADSMSGIKALRNREIEVLALNMTDIGIYIELEGNPEKNFVASTPSDFLKYYMISEQKYSKFTILKEDVFLHHISVYFTKHSYLKLPVNRILRNLRAGGIIEHWSLVRELHANKNGLDKQALTLTQLYGIFVIQCLMWVAALLVFLVEYVRGYA; via the exons ATGGAAATGTTGTCAATGATAGTGCGTATTATTATTTCCGCCGGGCTGTTGCCACTTTGCTGTGTGGAAGCTGAAATACTGACCACTGACATGCAGTTATCGCATATGTCCAGCGCAATTCTGCATTACCACGCGAATTTTTTCAGCAAACGTGCCAAAGGGTTTTCACTCTCAATGCTTACAAGAGATGACGATGCTGTTGATTATTTCACCGACTTGTTGACGTCGGTATTACCGAACGCACAGGAAGTGAAGGTGGAGATTAATGTGGCTGAGGGTATGCCGAAACCGAAGAAATACGATTTGTACAACATGCTAATGATCGACTCGTATGAAGCGCTGGT TGACATGGATCCAGGGTTTCATGCCCAGCAAAACGATTTCAGCGAGTTCTATTTGATCGCTATGCCTCCTGTTACGAATCATTTGCTCTTGATGTCAGAATTAAAAGCGATTTTCGATTATTGCTGGCGTcactatattttaaatgtagatGTACTCGTGGAAGTTAACGGTACCGGTGTAGAGCTTTATACCTACTTTCCGTTTTCGCCTCAGCGGTGCAAAAGCACCGTACCGATTCAATTAAATCGTGGCAAATCCATCACAGAGCTAAGTGCTACAGCCCTATTCCCCGACAAGGTAAGAAACTTTCACGGTTGCACCATAACGGCAGTGCTGTGGGATGTGCCGCCTTATATATCGCTGCCTAAGCGGGAGCAGGGTGAGCTACAGTTTGGCGGTTTGGAAGGAGAACTTCTGAACCTTTTGATTGCTGAgttaaatattgatttgaatTATACGACACCGCCTCGTAACGAGAAACGCGGTTTGATCTTACCCAACGGAAAGTTGACTGGGGCGATTAAAATG TTGGCTGAAAAATCGGGCGATCTCAGTTTGGGTTGCTTTCGCCGTACACAGGAGAGGGCAACCGTGCTCACCTCATCGATTAGCTTTTATCAGACCACACAGGTGTTCGCTGTGTTGGAGAGACAAGAACCTTGGTCCACATACGAAATCTTAACGTATCCCTTCAATATACATGTCTGGAGTTCGCTACTCTTCTTCTATCTGGTGCCAATATTTATAGCGTTTATATTGCATCGCTTAAGCGTACGCCTCTTACATTTCATCTTTGGAATTCTGCATGTCAGAGAAATGTTCTTCATGTGGACGGGCATACTCTTATCTCAAATAGCAATACCCGAACCTTCGGCGAATTTCGCACGCTACATATTTGTCATGTGGCTGTTATTAACCTTTGTTTTGCGCTCCTCCTACCAAGCGCTGCTCTACGACTTCTTCAGCACACAAAAAGTGATCGCGGCACCTGCGACTTTGGACCAATTGATTCAACGTGAATACAAATTGGTTGTGACAGAATCCACCGCCGATTCGATGTCTGGGATAAAGGCTCTGCGAAATCGAGAGATTGAAGTACTGGCGTTGAATATGACCGACATTGGAATATATATTGAACTGGAGGGTAATCCAGAGAAAAACTTTGTAGCATCCACTCCAAGTGACTTCCTCAAATATTATATGATCAGTGAACAGAAATATAGCAAATTCACTATTTTGAAGGAGGATGTCTTCCTACATCATATTTCCGTATACTTTACGAAGCACTCCTACTTGAAGCTGCCGGTCAATAGAATTCTACGGAATCTACGTGCTGGCGGCATAATCGAGCACTGGTCGCTTGTTAGGGAACTACATGCGAATAAAAATGGGTTGGACAAGCAAGCTTTGACGCTAACGCAGCTCTACGGAATCTTTGTGATCCAATGTTTGATGTGGGTTGCTGCATTGCTGGTATTCTTGGTCGAGTATGTGCGGGGTTATGCCTAG
- the LOC105219308 gene encoding uncharacterized protein LOC105219308, which produces MSSEVHREYLQRVLYVAVLLTLLHVGNTMFVQRKGLEDGPDYAEIAGHLSAAIVEIVQSSFIGHRKVNTYNLFSYVQRPERRFLFGDIIENVLRSSGNGNTVRIGLGEPVPGDHERHYNVLLVDSAASLNSLYAEFARYHLYTNGYFVIVLHTYDSAHYYDVLFEIFELNWFLGIIDANVLVYALFNLSLLYNIHPFNQFHCKGLAPTISNRFTNLRWWHTNFYPDKLADLHGCALICATWAEMPYRSVNEQSGELLGIEGKLLEYLAVTMNFTLKFRLLDAYENSHILDRRGVVFKELIANGTDFVVGGFPYKTPVKEDVFTPTFPYFLSSFNFIVNSNLEPYSPFTKLFLPFNSHIWSLLLFIYLGVFALRLIVSLMGVRPSNFIFGATNHMPGLNMLNVCLGGALPSNQLPQRNFARYFLMLWLIMTMLLRSSYQAFLYNLIKSNIGRPPPKTIAELLRQDYQLLMTADVLATVYDLPVISANAQILNISRFESFELVRRPDRRIAILTPYEFVGYFKRYNASFTKGVHVVEERVFTQQLSFYMASNSMLLQRFNRIILRYITVGLWEKWVRELLDMSPRSDGGFEEPIAQVTMQQMYGAWYVWFIGNVLSTVVLIIERLWRWE; this is translated from the exons ATGTCAAGTGAAGTTCATCGAGAGTATCTCCAAAGAGTTTTATATGTCGCTGTGTTGCTAACGCTCCTCCACGTCGGTAATACCATGTTTGTGCAGAGAAAAGGTCTGGAAGACGGTCCTGACTACGCAGAGATCGCTGGTCATCTCTCAGCCGCAATTGTGGAGATAGTGCAGAGCAGCTTCATCGGGCACCGGAAAGTGAACACGTACAATCTCTTCTCCTACGTACAGCGTCCGGAAAGACGCTTTCTTTTTGGTGACATTATCGAAAATGTGCTGCGATCATCGGGAAATGGCAACACTGTGCGCATTGGTTTGGGCGAGCCGGTGCCGGGTGATCATGAGCGTCACTACAATGTACTGCTGGTAGATTCTGCGGCCTCTCTGAA TTCCCTCTATGCGGAGTTCGCCAGGTATCATCTCTACACGAACGGCTACTTCGTTATCGTCTTGCACACCTATGACTCGGCGCATTACTACGATGTGCTTTTCGAAATATTCGAGCTCAATTGGTTCCTGGGCATAATCGATGCCAATGTCTTGGTGTATGCATTGTTCAACTTGTCGCTGCTCTACAACATTCACCCCTTCAATCAGTTCCATTGCAAGGGGTTGGCGCCCACCATAAGCAATCGGTTTACGAATTTGCGGTGGTGGCACACCAACTTCTATCCCGACAAGCTGGCGGACTTGCATGGCTGTGCGCTGATTTGCGCCACTTGGGCGGAGATGCCGTACCGCAGTGTGAATGAACAGAGCGGCGAATTGTTGGGCATTGAAGGAAAGCTGTTGGAGTATTTGGCCGTGACAATGAATTTCACTTTGAAATTTCGTCTGCTTGACGCCTACGAGAACTCGCATATACTGGATAGGAGAGGTGTGGTTTTTAAAGAG CTTATTGCGAACGGTACGGATTTTGTAGTTGGAGGTTTTCCATATAAGACGCCCGTCAAAGAGGACGTTTTCACGCCTACCTTTCCTTATTTCCTAAGCAGTTTCAACTTTATTGTCAACTCCAACCTGGAACCGTACTCACCGTTTACGAAGTTATTTCTGCCCTTCAATAGCCACATTTGGAGTCTACTACTGTTCATCTACCTCGGCGTATTTGCACTTCGACTGATTGTCTCTTTGATGGGCGTAAGACCAAGTAACTTCATATTTGGCGCCACGAATCATATGCCGGGTCTAAATATGCTTAACGTTTGCTTGGGCGGTGCGTTGCCTTCAAATCAACTGCCGCAGCGCAATTTCGCACGTTACTTTCTAATGCTTTGGCTAATAATGACGATGTTGCTGCGCAGCTCTTATCAGGCTTTCTTGTACAACCTGATTAAGTCCAATATTGGACGCCCGCCGCCGAAAACGATTGCGGAGTTGTTGCGTCAAGACTATCAACTGCTCATGACCGCTGATGTTTTGGCCACTGTCTACGACCTACCAGTGATTTCTGCGAACGCGCAAATCTTGAATATATCACGTTTCGAGAGTTTCGAATTGGTACGTCGCCCAGATCGGCGTATCGCCATATTGACGCCATACGAATTTGTTGGCTACTTCAAGCGTTACAATGCCTCCTTCACCAAGGGCGTTCATGTGGTTGAAGAACGTGTGTTTACACAACAGCTAAGTTTCTACATGGCGAGCAACTCCATGCTCTTGCAACGCTTCAATCGCATCATTTTGCGTTACATCACTGTGGGTTTGTGGGAGAAATGGGTAAGAGAACTGCTGGATATGAGTCCCCGATCGGACGGTGGATTCGAGGAGCCCATAGCGCAGGTCACTATGCAACAAATGTATGGCGCTTGGTATGTTTGGTTTATCGGAAATGTGTTGAGTACTGTGGTTTTAATCATTGAAAGGCTTTGGAGGTGGGAGTAA
- the LOC105219309 gene encoding glutamate receptor ionotropic, delta-1, whose translation MDIILGGLGKGGFEKTGNHTLVMALAWAILNAYGKFTSTPLVIAKYANKPQNYAYQAELIEALLVHLQGRHYRLYIVEQETRFDNSTSAVGWGGLAVAGVWFVDSWQSFEALVMDLEEPKSTYKRSGWFILVYTGSEVERLKTVKSIFTRLFGLFVLHVNVFLLMDTTAVAYTYFPFTPTTCHSAKPKLLLSFRNNRPRFRTKGQEMFFPYKLRNLHGCELSIVTWHEPPFIILDQDRESGRIKSIEGIEGLLITILAKIMNFTIRVVDPQPRDRGAIFANGTLTGVTKMIAEGNANITIIYTMYEKKRAQVMDATFSYMSFPLMVAIPHGRPLSPLQRLLRPFRFIIWSLIASNIVLAVLIIYALKFLGSSQLVSFVFGSSNRIPFSNLWASLYGNVIHSRLPYRNFSRYLLGLWLLCTLVLRSAYSGQLFIMLQDGRALTPLKSFDEIVEHNYTVNTAPVLTELLSSVLGDASIGYIDGAKNTMPMILKRIAHGSKEALTIIEPALLYFNYQQDTEDERVAILPQKLIMTPLTMYMPKHSFLVWPFNTIILYCIDVGIIDKFERSYRLVNQIGESQEPVKLSLFLLLGIFSLYGALMLLCILIFLLELWAVRSPLTKMVLDFLNY comes from the exons ATGGATATAATTTTGGGTGGCCTTGGAAAAGGTGGTTTCGAGAAGACCGGAAATCACACGCTGGTAATGGCCCTCGCTTGGGCCATTCTCAATGCTTATGGCAAATTTACTTCTACACCCTTGGTTATAGCAAAGTATGCGAACAAGCCTCAGAATTATGCTTATCAAGCGGAGCTGATCGAGGCTTTGCTGGTGCATTTACAGGGTCGGCACTATCGCCTCTACATTGTAGAGCAGGAAACGCGGTTCGACAATAGTACCTCTGCCGTAGGGTGGGGCGGTTTAGCAGTCGCTGGAGTTTGGTTCGTCGACAGCTGGCAGTCCTTCGA GGCTTTAGTAATGGATTTGGAAGAGCCGAAAAGCACATACAAGCGCAGCGGATGGTTCATACTCGTCTACACCGGCAGCGAAGTAGAACGCTTAAAGACTGTCAAAAGTATATTTACGCGCTTGTTCGGACTCTTCGTTCTCCACGTAAACGTTTTTCTGCTAATGGACACGACCGCCGTTGCCTACACCTATTTCCCATTTACGCCCACTACTTGTCATTCGGCCAAACCCAAACTACTGCTATCGTTTCGCAACAACCGGCCAAGGTTCAGAACCAAAGGTCAAGAAATGTTTTTTCCCTACAAATTGCGCAATTTGCACGGCTGTGAGTTGTCTATAGTGACCTGGCACGAACCACCATTTATAATTTTGGATCAAGATCGGGAAAGCGGTCGCATCAAATCGATCGAAGGTATCGAGGGTCTGTTGATCACGATTTTGGCAAAAATCATGAATTTCACCATAAGAGTTGTGGATCCACAACCGCGGGATCGTGGCGCAATTTTTGCAAATGGCACGCTGACTGGAGTCACGAAAATG ATAGCCGAAGGCAATGCAAATATTACGATCATCTATACAATGTATGAGAAAAAGCGCGCTCAAGTCATGGATGCCACATTTTCGTACATGAGCTTTCCCTTAATGGTCGCTATACCACATGGACGTCCGCTCTCTCCGCTGCAGCGCCTTTTGAGACCTTTTCGATTCATCATTTGGTCGCTGATTGCCTCTAATATTGTGCTGGCCGTGCTTATCATATACGCACTCAAATTTCTAGGCAGCAGTCAGCTTGTTTCATTTGTCTTTGGCAGCAGTAACCGCATTCCGTTTAGCAATCTGTGGGCCTCGCTATACGGCAATGTTATACACAGTAGATTACCATATCGCAACTTTTCGCGTTACCTCCTGGGCTTGTGGTTGCTGTGCACATTGGTGCTACGTTCCGCGTATTCCGGTCAGCTTTTTATAATGTTGCAGGATGGACGCGCACTCACACCGTTAAAATCATTTGATGAGATAGTCGAGCACAACTATACCGTTAACACGGCACCAGTATTGACGGAGTTACTAAGTTCTGTGCTCGGCGATGCGTCCATTGGTTATATCGATGGCGCTAAAAACACAATGCCGATGATTTTGAAACGGATCGCTCATGGTTCCAAGGAGGCGCTGACCATAATCGAGCCGGCCTTGCTTTACTTCAACTATCAGCAGGACACGGAGGACGAAAGGGTGGCAATACTCCCGCAAAAGTTGATAATGACGCCGCTCACGATGTACATGCCCAAACATTCCTTTCTGGTTTGGCCGTTCAACACTATCATTCTCTATTGTATCGATGTGGGAATAATCGATAAATTTGAGCGGAGCTACCGCTTGGTCAACCAGATCGGTGAATCACAGGAACCGGTGAAGTTGTCACTGTTTCTGCTGCTGGGCATATTCAGCCTGTATGGAGCTCTAATGTTGCTGtgcattttaattttccttttagAGCTTTGGGCAGTCCGATCGCCCTTGACTAAAATGGTGTTGGATTTCTTGAATTATTAG
- the LOC105219310 gene encoding uncharacterized protein LOC105219310: MHGHFVLIFVLKYIIQSDAVNGIATPGTICNSTIRYNLGHALGSIIDRFFVPNSSDMMVSLHAKHKQSWRLMQDLLTCATPFMFNIKLHIENIDGPRLQTSARKYNLLLIDGPQALVELDPAKFTKEFDFSEHYLILLIDPDKSRAPNLLIATILNYFFSNYLINVSVLYESKPDYVEVYTYFPFLDNNSCKANNVRVINVYNGTWVKSLATNIFPNKLTNMQNCSLTVAVWDAPPYLSYYPNRSSYAQLGSFEGEMLIVLAKKLNFTMELVEPPNDEQRGRRLENGTLTGAMKMLHDHLADLSLGCFRYTVERCALLTGALPYYQTWQIFGVVLTTQFYSSLEIFTFPFDAETWFGLVFSFQLVLLLAYFIYQRSKDSPLAHIMIGYPRPRSPLISVYSLFLGIPIQRVPHTNFARFVLVMWVTYGYVMRNAYQSFLYQLLQTDLYRTPPQNIFELMKDGYSLVMTASTLNTVGSLPLLAKGRIPIILNNSTYEWKSYEMVEQMGGRLAGVSPRDYLTYYVMSKHRRGVFYVLPDRLFAQHITIYFPKHSYLTERFNFLLMQLRSQGLVDYWAEKYLDLSYYDLVAAEDNDALDMDDLGGLFIMYLTLVGLASLVFLVELLWHRWGRTKC; encoded by the exons ATGCATGGACATTTCGTGTTGATTTTCGTGCTAAAATACATAATTCAGTCCGATGCGGTGAACGGCATAGCGACGCCGGGCACCATCTGCAACTCAACGATCCGTTACAATTTGGGACATGCGCTGGGCTCTATTATCGACAGATTCTTTGTGCCAAACTCCAGCGATATGATGGTGTCCCTACATGCAAAGCACAAGCAGTCGTGGCGTCTGATGCAGGATCTGCTGACTTGTGCGACGCCATTTATGTTTAACATCAAACTGCATATCGAAAATATTGATGGGCCACGCCTACAAACTTCCGCCAGAAAGTACAATCTGCTGCTGATTGATGGACCGCAGGCGTTAGT CGAGCTGGATCCAGCGAAGTTCACGAAGGAATTCGATTTTTCCGAGCACTACTTGATACTGCTTATAGATCCAGACAAATCACGAGCGCCGAATCTGCTCATTGCCACCATTTTGAATTACTTCTTTAGCAACTATCTCATCAACGTGAGTGTCTTGTATGAAAGTAAACCCGACTATGTCGAGGTCTACACATATTTTCCTTTCCTGGATAACAATTCATGTAAGGCAAATAATGTACGTGTCATTAATGTCTACAATGGCACATGGGTGAAGTCCTTGGCGACAAATATCTTTCCCAATAAGCtcacaaatatgcaaaattgcTCGCTCACAGTGGCTGTCTGGGATGCGCCGCCATATTTAAGTTACTACCCGAACAGGAGTAGCTATGCGCAGTTAGGTTCGTTCGAAGGCGAAATGCTCATCGTATTAGCGAAGAAGCTCAACTTCACTATGGAGCTGGTGGAGCCACCGAACGATGAGCAACGCGGTCGACGCTTAGAGAATGGTACCTTAACGGGCGCCATGAAAAtg CTGCATGATCATTTGGCGGATTTGAGTTTGGGTTGCTTTCGTTACACAGTGGAACGTTGCGCGCTGCTCACTGGTGCACTGCCGTACTACCAAACGTGGCAAATATTTGGCGTCGTCCTGACTACTCAATTCTACTCTTCCTTGGAAATATTTACGTTCCCCTTCGACGCTGAGACCTGGTTTGGGCTCGTATTTAGTTTCCAATTAGTCCTCCTACTAGCCTATTTTATATACCAACGCAGTAAGGATTCACCGCTTGCCCACATTATGATTGGCTATCCGCGTCCGCGTTCTCCTCTAATCAGCGTATACAGCCTCTTTCTCGGTATTCCCATACAACGCGTGCCACATACAAACTTCGCACGTTTCGTCTTGGTTATGTGGGTTACATACGGTTATGTGATGCGTAATGCCTACCAGAGCTTTCTCTATCAACTACTACAAACCGATCTATATCGCACGCCACCGCAAAATATCTTCGAACTCATGAAAGACGGCTACTCGCTCGTAATGACCGCGTCTACACTGAATACGGTGGGTTCGCTGCCTCTGTTGGCGAAGGGTCGCAtaccaataatattaaataacagcACGTACGAATGGAAGTCGTACGAAATGGTGGAGCAAATGGGTGGAAGGTTGGCTGGCGTTTCGCCGAGAGACTATCTCACCTACTACGTGATGTCCAAGCACAGACGCGGTGTTTTCTATGTGCTGCCCGATAGACTCTTTGCTCAACACATTACCATATACTTCCCGAAGCATAGCTACTTGACGGAACGGTTCAATTTCTTGCTCATGCAACTGCGCAGCCAAGGTCTGGTCGATTACTGGGCGGAAAAGTATCTAGACCTGAGTTACTACGATCTTGTCGCGGCCGAGGACAACGATGCGCTTGATATGGACGACCTCGGGGGATTATTTATTATGTACCTGACGTTGGTGGGCTTGGCGTCGCTGGTATTTCTGGTGGAATTACTGTGGCACAGATGGGGAAGGACTaagtgttaa